The Streptomyces sp. RKAG293 genome includes a region encoding these proteins:
- a CDS encoding serine/threonine-protein kinase, protein MGQAQGTDGRLLADRYRLGEVLGKGGMGTVWRAEDETLGRTVAVKELRFPGNVDEDEKRRLITRTLREAKATARIRGTGAVTVFDVVEEDDRPWIVMELVEGRSLSDAIREDGPLTPKRAAEVALVVLDVLKAAHKEGILHRDVKPSNVLIADDGRVVLSDFGIAQIDGDPSVTSTGMLVGAPSYISPERARGQKPGPPADLWSLGALLYASVEGRPPYDKGSAIATLTAVMTEPVGPMENAGALADAIHGLLIKDPAERLDDAGVRTLLTRVANAPQHPVAPASEDLGNSATRVVALPPDPQPTPTDAPPAARKAAADQARVRNALRSVRGAAAAAGSATAATAAKAAKAAKPRPAAEPGEPDTKPKAPRAPITDVVPRRVLIIALVAVALAVLGTAIGFALASGGDGDNAPDSKPGSASSAPGKVGDGKTPGTPKGSPGGTGQQPSTNPGAGTSAGTTAGTTAGTTAGTGGAANPPAGTDNKVPAGFNVVTAGHFSIALPAGWKKTGSAGADSFIFSADGGFPRVQIDFTDEPGKNAAAAWFANEGSVASASSGYHRLSIANVAFNGYPTAADWIFERTEKGGIKGRVQNRGFVVNDHQGFAIMFSAPADQWDTPAIAQMRQTFFATFKPAN, encoded by the coding sequence GCAAGGGCGGCATGGGAACGGTCTGGCGCGCGGAGGACGAAACCCTCGGCCGGACCGTCGCCGTCAAGGAGTTGCGCTTCCCCGGAAATGTCGACGAGGACGAGAAGCGCCGGCTGATCACCCGGACCCTGCGCGAGGCGAAGGCCACCGCGCGGATCCGCGGCACCGGCGCGGTCACCGTGTTCGATGTCGTCGAGGAGGACGACCGGCCGTGGATCGTCATGGAACTGGTCGAGGGCCGCTCGCTGTCCGACGCCATCCGTGAGGACGGCCCGCTGACGCCCAAGCGCGCCGCCGAGGTGGCCCTGGTGGTGCTCGACGTGCTGAAGGCCGCGCACAAGGAGGGCATCCTCCACCGCGACGTCAAGCCGTCCAACGTCCTCATCGCCGACGACGGCCGCGTCGTGCTCAGCGACTTCGGCATCGCGCAGATCGACGGCGACCCCTCCGTCACCTCGACCGGCATGCTCGTCGGCGCCCCCTCGTACATCTCGCCGGAGCGCGCCCGCGGCCAGAAGCCGGGCCCGCCGGCGGACCTGTGGTCGCTCGGCGCCCTGCTGTACGCATCGGTCGAGGGCCGCCCGCCCTACGACAAGGGCTCGGCCATCGCCACCCTGACCGCCGTCATGACCGAGCCGGTCGGCCCGATGGAGAACGCGGGCGCGCTCGCCGACGCCATCCACGGCCTGCTCATCAAGGACCCGGCGGAGCGCCTGGACGACGCGGGCGTCCGCACCCTGCTCACCCGCGTCGCCAACGCGCCGCAGCATCCGGTCGCTCCGGCGTCCGAGGACCTGGGGAACTCCGCGACGCGCGTCGTCGCGCTGCCGCCGGACCCGCAGCCCACCCCGACCGACGCACCGCCCGCCGCCCGCAAGGCCGCCGCCGACCAGGCCAGGGTCCGCAACGCGCTGCGCTCGGTGCGCGGCGCCGCCGCGGCCGCCGGCTCCGCCACCGCCGCCACCGCCGCCAAGGCGGCGAAGGCCGCGAAGCCGAGACCGGCGGCGGAGCCGGGGGAGCCCGACACCAAGCCGAAGGCGCCGCGCGCGCCGATCACCGATGTCGTACCGCGCCGGGTGCTGATCATCGCCCTCGTCGCCGTCGCCCTCGCCGTCCTCGGCACCGCGATCGGCTTCGCGCTGGCCAGCGGCGGGGACGGCGACAACGCGCCCGACTCCAAGCCGGGTTCCGCGTCCTCCGCCCCGGGCAAGGTGGGCGACGGCAAGACACCGGGCACCCCGAAGGGGAGCCCCGGCGGCACCGGACAGCAGCCGTCGACGAACCCGGGCGCGGGGACGAGCGCGGGCACCACCGCCGGCACGACCGCGGGCACCACCGCGGGCACGGGCGGCGCCGCGAACCCGCCGGCGGGCACGGACAACAAGGTGCCGGCCGGCTTCAACGTCGTGACCGCGGGCCACTTCTCGATCGCGCTGCCGGCGGGCTGGAAGAAGACCGGCAGCGCGGGGGCCGACAGCTTCATATTCAGCGCCGACGGCGGCTTCCCGCGTGTGCAGATCGACTTCACCGACGAGCCGGGCAAGAACGCGGCGGCCGCCTGGTTCGCGAACGAAGGCTCGGTGGCTTCCGCGAGCAGTGGCTACCACCGGCTGTCGATCGCCAATGTCGCCTTCAACGGCTACCCCACCGCCGCCGACTGGATCTTCGAGCGGACCGAGAAGGGCGGCATCAAGGGTCGCGTCCAGAACCGCGGGTTCGTCGTCAACGACCACCAGGGTTTCGCCATCATGTTCTCCGCGCCCGCCGACCAGTGGGACACGCCCGCCATCGCGCAGATGCGCCAGACGTTCTTCGCCACCTTCAAGCCGGCCAACTGA
- a CDS encoding protein kinase produces MDEYAGRVLADRYRLPRPPADEYELVETRAFDTYSGQEVLVRQVLLPEIVSAELMSPGQYGDQPGHGQDRTSDSAQRALDAARAAAAIPDHPRLVQVFDIFVEDGSLWIASELVNARPLASLLVDKRLGHYRAAEVASDVLVALRVLHAYGWTHRNVTASTVLVCDDGRAMLSGLAAGAAQEALCGYDPVPAEVMAGGNGAGWGGPDSALEQERARQARITVVGPVTERWAPEQATPVHENWQLAPPVGPAADLWALGSLLFRSVQGHPPFPEESTPELVQLVCAEPPAFAEESGPLRPIVESLLRPDPEERPDFDELEGWLRSLIRSAPEPDLGLRTVPVPTDPRKLPIVRRRGELVRRRRSAAAAAAASASAEGLSGATHRRHARAKQERSARQVNQAQSTRTNGPQQKASRERAPRSLGARLLILVLLLLVAVVVYALVMMPRNTTDDGSQAGATTRTVPAQMPGSGSDDKTSGKAPTTAPTSAKPPPTTRPPATSAPPATDLGGDFALRTDDAGFAVAVHTGWQRQGKNAQDQVRYTGGDFQLIVVPGRDAASDAGTDPMAYQSNEPELAPFRASQWASAGALRTLDVGGSPAAEGEYSWRDGNGHQVYARNLAVLQDGRYHLVLVIGPDDQRADVQRIFDKAAETYRPAD; encoded by the coding sequence GTGGACGAATACGCGGGTCGCGTACTCGCCGACCGCTACCGCCTGCCCCGGCCACCCGCGGACGAGTACGAACTGGTCGAAACGCGCGCCTTCGACACGTACAGCGGCCAGGAGGTCCTGGTCCGCCAGGTACTGCTGCCGGAGATCGTCAGCGCGGAACTGATGAGCCCGGGGCAGTACGGTGACCAGCCGGGCCACGGCCAGGACCGTACGAGCGACAGCGCGCAGCGCGCGCTGGACGCCGCGCGGGCCGCCGCCGCGATACCCGATCACCCGCGCCTGGTGCAGGTCTTCGACATCTTCGTCGAGGACGGCAGCCTGTGGATCGCCAGCGAGCTGGTCAACGCCCGGCCGCTCGCGTCGTTACTCGTCGACAAGCGGCTCGGCCACTACCGCGCCGCCGAGGTCGCCTCGGACGTGCTCGTCGCGCTGCGCGTCCTGCACGCCTACGGCTGGACCCACCGCAACGTCACCGCCAGCACCGTCCTGGTCTGCGACGACGGCCGCGCCATGCTGTCCGGCCTGGCGGCCGGTGCCGCGCAGGAGGCGCTCTGCGGCTACGACCCGGTCCCGGCCGAGGTGATGGCCGGAGGGAACGGCGCCGGCTGGGGCGGACCGGACTCCGCGCTGGAGCAGGAGCGGGCCCGGCAGGCCCGCATCACCGTCGTCGGCCCGGTCACCGAGCGCTGGGCGCCGGAACAGGCCACCCCCGTCCATGAGAACTGGCAGCTGGCGCCGCCCGTCGGCCCCGCGGCCGACCTGTGGGCGCTGGGCTCGCTGCTCTTCCGCAGCGTCCAGGGCCACCCGCCGTTTCCCGAGGAGAGCACTCCGGAGCTCGTCCAGCTGGTCTGCGCGGAACCGCCCGCCTTCGCCGAGGAGAGCGGACCGCTGCGGCCCATCGTCGAGTCGCTGCTGCGCCCCGACCCCGAGGAGCGCCCGGACTTCGACGAACTGGAGGGCTGGCTGCGCTCCTTGATCCGGTCCGCGCCCGAGCCCGACCTGGGCCTGCGGACGGTGCCGGTCCCGACGGATCCCCGCAAGCTGCCGATCGTCCGGCGCAGGGGCGAGCTGGTCCGCCGCCGCAGGTCCGCGGCGGCCGCGGCGGCCGCTTCCGCCTCCGCCGAGGGGCTCTCCGGGGCGACCCACCGGCGCCATGCGCGGGCGAAGCAGGAGCGGTCGGCCCGGCAGGTGAACCAGGCGCAGTCGACCCGGACGAACGGGCCGCAGCAGAAGGCGTCGAGGGAACGGGCGCCGCGCAGTCTGGGCGCCCGCCTGCTCATCCTCGTGCTGCTCCTGCTGGTCGCGGTGGTGGTGTACGCGCTGGTGATGATGCCGCGCAACACCACCGACGACGGCAGCCAGGCAGGTGCGACGACCCGGACGGTCCCGGCGCAGATGCCGGGCTCCGGCTCGGACGACAAGACCAGCGGCAAGGCGCCGACCACCGCCCCGACGTCCGCGAAGCCGCCGCCCACCACCCGGCCCCCGGCGACGAGCGCACCGCCGGCCACCGATCTCGGCGGCGACTTCGCGCTGCGCACGGACGACGCGGGCTTCGCGGTCGCCGTGCACACCGGCTGGCAGCGGCAGGGCAAGAACGCCCAGGACCAGGTCCGGTACACCGGCGGGGACTTCCAGCTGATCGTGGTCCCCGGCCGCGACGCGGCGTCCGACGCGGGCACTGACCCGATGGCGTACCAGTCCAACGAACCCGAGCTGGCGCCGTTCCGTGCCTCGCAGTGGGCCTCGGCCGGCGCGCTGCGGACGCTCGATGTGGGCGGATCGCCCGCGGCGGAGGGCGAGTACAGCTGGCGGGACGGCAACGGCCACCAGGTCTACGCCCGCAATCTCGCGGTGCTCCAGGACGGCAGGTACCACCTGGTCCTGGTGATCGGCCCGGACGATCAACGGGCCGACGTCCAGCGCATCTTCGACAAGGCCGCCGAGACCTACCGTCCGGCGGACTGA
- a CDS encoding serine/threonine-protein kinase, with protein MANDGGYAAPSAPRMPGPIAGRYRITGRLGRGGMGTVWRATDELLDRQVAVKELHFNEDLSEAEQQLYRDRALREARSVAQIRHPHVVVLHDVVEQDGRPWIVMELIDGRSLSDVLAKDGPVGPREAARIGAAVAGALHAAHERGVLHRDIKPANVLIERETGRVVLTDFGIARVSGTTTLTETGVFVGSPEYTSPERMSGAVAGPESDLWSVGVLLCASVDGHSPFRRDSIGGVLHAVVYDEIRPPASAGPLLPVVSALLERDTGRRMGAPAAELWLRTYAETGEATETGHVPTVTQDTVVPPDPVLEPAQDPTPPLTPSPFPAAFPGSSKGRKSRRGVLAGALLALVIGGGVAAAVLTMNGADGSANTATKPSSQPPSAPHTTPPVTPSPTPVPAGFRTVTDTSGFSVVLPTGYDRSVDPPRIYYYSPGKEFRFGVRNEKPDPNGPMAVMTAQHRAGAGAYKGYRDGFVTGTTKDGGPAALWEFTWDGYPGGGARRTFDLCWTENGRQYDIWVSSPVEKSEQGRQTFDTARNTFTPR; from the coding sequence ATGGCGAACGACGGGGGATACGCCGCGCCCTCGGCCCCGCGGATGCCCGGGCCGATCGCCGGCCGTTACCGGATCACCGGGCGGCTGGGCCGCGGCGGTATGGGCACCGTGTGGCGGGCGACCGACGAGTTGCTGGACCGGCAGGTCGCGGTCAAGGAGCTGCACTTCAACGAGGACCTGTCCGAGGCCGAGCAGCAGCTGTACCGGGACCGCGCGCTGCGTGAGGCCCGGAGTGTGGCGCAGATCCGGCACCCGCATGTCGTCGTCCTGCACGACGTGGTCGAGCAGGACGGCCGGCCGTGGATCGTGATGGAGCTGATCGACGGCCGCTCGCTGTCCGACGTGCTCGCCAAGGACGGCCCGGTGGGGCCGCGCGAGGCGGCCAGGATCGGCGCAGCGGTGGCGGGCGCGCTGCACGCCGCGCACGAGCGCGGGGTGCTGCACCGGGACATCAAGCCGGCGAACGTCCTGATCGAGCGGGAGACCGGGCGGGTCGTGCTCACCGACTTCGGGATCGCGCGGGTGTCGGGAACGACGACACTGACCGAGACCGGGGTGTTCGTCGGTTCGCCCGAGTACACCTCGCCGGAGCGGATGTCCGGGGCGGTGGCGGGGCCGGAGTCCGATCTGTGGTCGGTGGGTGTGCTGCTGTGCGCGTCCGTCGACGGGCACTCGCCGTTCCGCCGCGATTCGATCGGCGGGGTGCTGCACGCCGTCGTCTACGACGAGATCCGGCCGCCCGCGAGCGCGGGCCCGCTGCTGCCGGTCGTCAGCGCGCTGCTCGAACGTGACACCGGCCGCCGGATGGGAGCGCCGGCGGCGGAGCTGTGGCTGCGCACGTACGCCGAGACCGGCGAGGCGACGGAGACGGGACACGTCCCGACCGTCACCCAGGACACCGTGGTCCCGCCGGATCCCGTCCTGGAACCGGCCCAGGACCCGACGCCGCCGCTGACCCCTTCGCCGTTCCCCGCCGCCTTCCCCGGGTCCTCCAAGGGCCGGAAGTCCCGCAGGGGAGTACTGGCGGGCGCGCTGCTCGCACTGGTCATCGGGGGTGGGGTGGCGGCCGCCGTGCTGACGATGAACGGTGCCGACGGCAGTGCGAACACCGCGACGAAGCCCTCATCGCAGCCGCCGTCGGCCCCGCACACGACGCCGCCCGTCACCCCGAGCCCCACCCCGGTCCCGGCCGGATTCCGTACCGTCACCGACACGTCGGGCTTCTCCGTCGTGCTCCCCACCGGCTACGACCGGTCGGTCGATCCGCCGCGGATCTACTACTACTCGCCCGGCAAGGAGTTCCGGTTCGGCGTCCGCAACGAGAAGCCGGACCCGAACGGCCCGATGGCGGTGATGACCGCGCAGCACCGCGCGGGCGCCGGCGCGTACAAGGGGTACCGGGACGGGTTCGTCACCGGGACGACGAAGGACGGCGGGCCGGCCGCGCTCTGGGAGTTCACCTGGGACGGCTACCCGGGCGGTGGCGCGCGCCGGACGTTCGACCTGTGCTGGACGGAGAACGGCCGGCAGTACGACATCTGGGTCTCGTCGCCGGTGGAGAAGTCGGAGCAGGGACGTCAGACCTTTGACACGGCGCGGAACACGTTCACACCGCGCTGA
- a CDS encoding succinic semialdehyde dehydrogenase, protein MTDSLGTTRPTDGNPAAPTTARGAQDVVTPDLVARLTRGVIGSGRTSNHTPLTGEKLADLPEATPDEVGTAFERARAAQHAWAATPVRQRAAVLLRFHDLVLSRQSEVLDLIQLETGKARLHAHEEVQAVVMSARHYGRRAPAYLRPKGHGGAVPVLTKVVELRQPRGVVGQIAPWNYPFELSVGDALPAFAAGNAVVMKPDTETALTALWAREQLIEAGLPADVWQIVIGDGPVIGPALVEHADYVSFTGSTRTGREVAQRAAARLIGVSLELGGKNAMLVLRDADLDKAAEGAVRACFASAGQLCVSIERLFVDESVADAFLEKFTARTRALKLGTALAFGAGMGSLAGERQLETVSRHVDEARSKGATVLTGGRARPDIGPYVYEPTILDGVESPMSVCTEETFGPVVSVYRFRDEDEAVERANATPYGLNSSVWTKDTRRGGRIGARLRSGTVNVNEGYAPAYGSVQAPMGGMKDSGLGRRHGSEGILKFTEAQTVATQRLLPMAPSMGMDDEKYAAFMSRSLRAMKVFRLR, encoded by the coding sequence ATGACGGACTCGCTCGGCACCACGCGCCCCACCGACGGCAACCCGGCGGCACCCACCACCGCCAGAGGAGCCCAGGACGTCGTCACCCCCGACCTCGTCGCGCGGCTCACGCGTGGCGTCATCGGCAGCGGCCGCACCAGCAACCACACCCCGCTCACCGGCGAGAAGCTCGCCGACCTCCCGGAGGCCACTCCTGACGAGGTCGGCACCGCCTTCGAGCGGGCCCGCGCCGCCCAGCACGCCTGGGCCGCCACGCCGGTACGGCAGCGCGCCGCCGTGCTGCTGCGCTTCCACGACCTGGTGCTCAGCCGGCAGAGCGAGGTCCTCGACCTCATCCAGCTGGAGACCGGCAAGGCCCGGCTGCACGCCCACGAAGAGGTCCAGGCCGTCGTCATGTCCGCCCGCCACTACGGGCGCCGGGCCCCCGCGTACCTCAGGCCCAAGGGCCACGGCGGTGCCGTTCCCGTCCTGACCAAGGTGGTCGAGCTGCGCCAGCCGCGCGGCGTCGTCGGGCAGATCGCGCCCTGGAACTACCCGTTCGAGCTGTCGGTCGGTGACGCGCTCCCCGCCTTCGCCGCAGGCAACGCCGTCGTCATGAAGCCCGACACCGAGACCGCGCTCACCGCGCTGTGGGCGCGCGAGCAGCTCATCGAGGCCGGGCTGCCCGCCGACGTGTGGCAGATCGTGATCGGCGACGGCCCGGTCATCGGCCCTGCGCTCGTCGAGCACGCCGACTACGTCTCCTTCACCGGCTCCACCCGCACCGGCCGCGAGGTCGCCCAGCGCGCCGCCGCCCGGCTGATCGGCGTCTCCCTCGAACTCGGCGGCAAGAACGCCATGCTGGTGCTGCGCGACGCCGACCTCGACAAGGCCGCCGAAGGTGCCGTCCGCGCCTGCTTCGCCTCCGCCGGTCAGCTCTGCGTCTCCATCGAGCGGCTCTTCGTCGACGAGTCCGTCGCCGACGCCTTCCTGGAGAAGTTCACCGCCCGCACCAGGGCGCTCAAGCTCGGCACCGCCCTCGCCTTCGGCGCCGGCATGGGATCGCTGGCCGGCGAGCGCCAGCTGGAGACCGTCAGCCGGCACGTCGACGAGGCCCGCTCCAAGGGCGCCACCGTCCTGACCGGCGGCCGGGCCCGCCCGGACATCGGCCCCTACGTCTACGAGCCGACGATCCTCGACGGGGTCGAGTCGCCAATGTCGGTCTGCACCGAGGAGACCTTCGGCCCGGTCGTCTCCGTCTACCGCTTCCGCGACGAGGACGAGGCCGTCGAGCGCGCCAACGCCACCCCGTACGGCCTCAACTCGTCCGTCTGGACCAAGGACACCCGCCGCGGCGGCCGCATCGGCGCCCGGCTGCGCTCCGGGACCGTCAACGTCAACGAGGGCTACGCCCCCGCGTACGGCAGCGTCCAGGCCCCGATGGGCGGCATGAAGGACTCCGGACTCGGCCGCCGGCACGGCTCCGAGGGCATCCTCAAGTTCACCGAGGCACAGACCGTCGCGACGCAGCGGCTGCTGCCGATGGCGCCGTCGATGGGCATGGACGACGAGAAGTACGCCGCCTTCATGAGCCGTTCGCTGCGCGCGATGAAGGTGTTCCGGCTGCGCTGA
- a CDS encoding GMC family oxidoreductase — protein MSRDLSGYDYDVIVIGSGFGGSVSALRLTEKGYRVGVLEAGRRFTRETLPKNSWDVRNFLWAPSLGLYGIQRIHLLNNVLVLAGAGVGGGSLNYANTLYVPPKAFFDDRQWGHITDWQAELKPYYDQAQRMLGVRLNPTLTPSDVHLKAAAEKMGVGDTFHMAPVGVFFGDGQDAGGEAKAEPGGEVADPYFGGAGPSRRACTECGECMTGCRHGAKNTLNENYLHLAEKAGAVIHPMTTVVGLSEDPAGGYRVATAPTDKKRKGKRRVLRARQIVVAAGTYGTQTLLHTMRDAGELPGISARLGELTRTNSEALVGAQTDNRRYRKAHGAAKVDFTKGVAITSSIHPDANTHIEPVRYGKGSNSMGALTILQIPHDTRAPKALAFAAACARHPMLTLRSLSNRRWSERTIIGLVMQSLDNSLTTYRKPKGLGKGLLTAKQGHGAPNPEHIPEGAEAARLIAEEINGFAGSNVGELMGTPLTAHFLGGCAIGEDAEHGVIDPYHRLYGHPGIHVVDGAAVSANLGVNPSLTITAQAERAMSFWPNNGDEDTRPTQGEAYVRLPAVEPRTPAVPEDAFAALRLPLLPVPPIPPKQV, from the coding sequence GTGTCGCGTGACCTGTCCGGCTACGACTACGACGTCATCGTCATCGGCTCCGGCTTCGGGGGCTCGGTGTCCGCGCTGCGCCTCACGGAGAAGGGCTACCGCGTCGGCGTCCTCGAAGCCGGGCGCCGCTTCACGCGCGAGACGCTGCCCAAGAACTCCTGGGACGTCCGCAACTTCCTCTGGGCGCCGTCGCTCGGCCTCTACGGCATCCAGCGCATCCACCTGCTGAACAACGTCCTCGTGCTGGCCGGCGCGGGCGTCGGCGGCGGATCGCTGAACTACGCCAACACCCTGTACGTGCCGCCGAAGGCCTTCTTCGACGACCGCCAGTGGGGCCACATCACCGACTGGCAGGCGGAGCTCAAGCCGTACTACGACCAGGCCCAGCGCATGCTCGGCGTCCGGCTCAACCCCACGCTCACCCCCTCCGACGTGCATCTGAAGGCCGCCGCCGAGAAGATGGGCGTCGGCGACACCTTCCACATGGCGCCGGTCGGCGTCTTCTTCGGGGACGGCCAGGACGCCGGCGGCGAGGCGAAGGCCGAGCCGGGCGGCGAGGTCGCCGACCCGTACTTCGGCGGCGCCGGCCCGTCGCGGCGCGCGTGCACCGAGTGCGGTGAGTGCATGACCGGCTGCCGGCACGGCGCCAAGAACACCCTCAACGAGAACTATCTGCACCTCGCCGAGAAGGCCGGCGCCGTCATCCACCCCATGACGACGGTCGTCGGCCTCTCCGAGGACCCCGCGGGCGGCTACCGCGTCGCGACCGCGCCGACCGACAAGAAGCGCAAGGGCAAGCGGCGCGTGCTGCGCGCCCGGCAGATCGTCGTCGCCGCCGGCACGTACGGCACCCAGACGCTGCTGCACACCATGCGCGACGCGGGCGAACTCCCCGGCATCTCCGCCCGGCTCGGCGAACTCACCCGCACCAACTCCGAGGCGCTGGTCGGCGCCCAGACCGACAACCGCCGCTACCGCAAGGCGCACGGCGCGGCGAAGGTCGACTTCACCAAGGGCGTCGCGATCACGTCCTCGATCCACCCCGACGCCAACACCCACATCGAGCCGGTCCGCTACGGCAAGGGCTCCAACTCCATGGGCGCCCTCACCATCCTCCAGATCCCGCACGACACCCGCGCCCCCAAGGCGCTCGCCTTCGCCGCGGCCTGCGCGCGCCACCCGATGCTCACGTTGCGCTCGCTGTCCAACCGCCGCTGGTCGGAGCGCACCATCATCGGCCTGGTCATGCAGTCGCTGGACAACTCGCTGACCACGTACCGCAAGCCCAAGGGCCTGGGCAAGGGACTGCTCACCGCCAAGCAGGGCCACGGCGCGCCCAACCCCGAGCACATCCCCGAGGGCGCCGAGGCCGCCCGGCTCATCGCCGAGGAGATCAACGGCTTCGCGGGCAGCAACGTGGGCGAGCTCATGGGGACGCCGCTGACCGCCCACTTCCTCGGCGGCTGCGCCATCGGCGAGGACGCCGAGCACGGTGTGATCGACCCGTACCACCGGCTCTACGGGCACCCGGGCATCCATGTCGTCGACGGCGCCGCCGTCTCCGCCAACCTCGGGGTGAACCCGTCGCTCACGATCACCGCCCAGGCCGAGCGGGCGATGTCGTTCTGGCCCAACAACGGCGACGAGGACACCCGCCCCACCCAGGGCGAGGCCTACGTACGCCTGCCGGCGGTGGAACCGCGGACCCCGGCCGTCCCGGAGGACGCCTTCGCCGCACTGCGCCTGCCTCTGCTGCCCGTGCCGCCGATCCCGCCGAAGCAGGTCTGA
- a CDS encoding LPXTG cell wall anchor domain-containing protein translates to MKLRRTLVTVAATAVIAPAALLSATSAFADTTVPGADASATASATPDATATPTATPTATPTATATATATATASAKPTTSATPSPSNSPTVPTTPGKCTDTSDGSSDDLPVDKTFTTTLSGLPSKIVAGSGWHGLTIDIANNSAKSYKRVDFGAFAAAASGKDFSDTSRHLKLEFKNPGTGVWQNVSLNDTNPDFGGLGWTDVRAHEKFKLSLRIAADASTPAGFGFVIAIGAYADGKGDCVFSSGKNFYEFNILKAHTKPGHVPDSKPQTGGSKPLPAVKPANTTQVTPEGRLAATGSSSAMPQLALAGGAAVAVGVGAMFVVRRRKAGSTV, encoded by the coding sequence ATGAAGCTCCGCCGCACTCTGGTGACCGTCGCCGCGACCGCTGTCATAGCGCCCGCCGCACTTCTCTCCGCCACCAGCGCCTTCGCCGACACCACGGTCCCCGGCGCTGACGCGTCCGCGACCGCCTCGGCCACCCCGGACGCCACCGCCACGCCGACGGCGACCCCGACGGCCACCCCGACCGCGACCGCCACGGCCACCGCGACGGCCACGGCATCGGCCAAGCCGACCACCTCGGCCACGCCGAGCCCCTCCAACTCGCCGACGGTCCCGACGACCCCGGGCAAGTGCACGGACACCAGCGACGGGTCCTCCGATGACCTGCCGGTGGACAAGACGTTCACCACGACCCTCAGTGGCCTGCCCTCGAAGATCGTCGCGGGCAGCGGCTGGCACGGCCTCACGATCGACATCGCGAACAACTCCGCCAAGAGCTACAAGCGCGTCGACTTCGGCGCCTTCGCCGCCGCTGCCAGCGGCAAGGACTTCTCGGACACCTCCCGGCACCTGAAGCTGGAGTTCAAGAACCCCGGCACCGGTGTCTGGCAGAACGTCTCGCTCAACGACACGAACCCGGACTTCGGCGGCCTGGGCTGGACCGATGTCCGCGCCCACGAGAAGTTCAAGCTGAGCCTGCGCATCGCGGCCGACGCCTCGACCCCCGCGGGCTTCGGCTTCGTGATCGCCATCGGCGCCTACGCCGACGGCAAGGGCGACTGCGTCTTCTCCAGCGGTAAGAACTTCTACGAGTTCAACATCCTGAAGGCCCACACCAAGCCGGGCCACGTGCCGGACTCCAAGCCGCAGACCGGTGGCTCGAAGCCGCTTCCCGCGGTGAAGCCCGCCAACACCACCCAGGTGACCCCGGAGGGCCGCCTGGCCGCGACCGGTTCCTCCTCCGCCATGCCGCAGCTCGCCCTCGCGGGCGGCGCGGCCGTCGCGGTCGGCGTCGGCGCGATGTTCGTCGTGCGCCGCCGCAAGGCCGGCTCCACCGTCTGA
- a CDS encoding chorismate mutase — MSTQSAAVATAPAPAETGARTDEAVALITGARGRIDDLDTRIIALVTERMAVSAEIQRARIGSGGRRVNLSREMEVLNHFSDELGRPGTTLAMTLLELCRGRV, encoded by the coding sequence ATGAGCACCCAGTCAGCAGCAGTCGCCACCGCCCCGGCCCCCGCCGAAACCGGAGCACGCACGGACGAGGCGGTGGCCCTCATCACGGGGGCGCGCGGCCGGATCGACGATCTCGACACCCGGATCATCGCGCTGGTCACGGAACGGATGGCCGTCTCGGCGGAGATCCAGCGGGCCCGCATCGGCTCGGGCGGCCGGCGGGTGAACCTGTCCCGCGAGATGGAGGTGCTGAACCACTTCAGTGATGAGCTCGGCCGGCCCGGGACGACCCTCGCGATGACCCTGCTGGAGCTGTGCCGCGGCCGCGTGTGA